The Vibrio splendidus genome has a window encoding:
- a CDS encoding ester cyclase, with protein sequence MSVEEVVRGFIEEVRSGKQLDLVNKYLAQVVVAHQIVSGVSQAIERTPENYREHVEEFLEAYGNFDLKVEEFLVQGAKVYVRWRQEGRHEGVIYGYEPTGLELSTVGSAVYRVSENQIAEYWIQQENQGLRGQLEENLKKFS encoded by the coding sequence ATGTCAGTTGAAGAAGTGGTTAGAGGTTTTATTGAGGAAGTAAGGTCGGGGAAACAGCTAGACTTAGTTAACAAGTATCTAGCCCAAGTAGTTGTCGCTCATCAAATTGTATCTGGAGTCTCACAAGCAATTGAAAGAACTCCTGAAAACTATCGTGAACACGTCGAAGAGTTTCTAGAGGCTTACGGTAATTTTGACCTCAAAGTAGAAGAGTTTTTAGTTCAAGGAGCGAAGGTCTACGTACGTTGGCGTCAAGAAGGTCGCCATGAGGGAGTCATTTATGGTTATGAGCCTACAGGTTTAGAACTTTCTACAGTAGGAAGCGCAGTGTACCGAGTCAGTGAAAACCAAATAGCGGAATATTGGATTCAGCAAGAGAATCAAGGTTTAAGAGGGCAGTTGGAAGAAAACCTTAAGAAATTCAGCTAA
- a CDS encoding Spy/CpxP family protein refolding chaperone: MKSLKKSLCVLTASALLVTAPFVSASSPQQPPQPAVSPLQMVIASLNLSEEQHAEVISLVEGYQSDRTQIDMDSAIELKKKQISLVTQPDFNEAEMEKIIDTVQATEKSMVMQEMRLKNNIYNVLTEEQKEQFKTMMKSALSGGK, encoded by the coding sequence ATGAAATCACTGAAAAAGTCGCTTTGTGTATTAACTGCTTCAGCTCTACTCGTTACCGCTCCGTTTGTGAGTGCTTCATCACCACAACAACCGCCACAACCCGCAGTGAGCCCACTGCAAATGGTTATTGCTTCTTTAAACCTAAGCGAAGAGCAACACGCGGAAGTCATCTCCCTTGTTGAAGGCTACCAATCTGATAGAACACAGATTGACATGGATAGCGCGATCGAGCTCAAGAAGAAACAGATCAGCCTTGTGACTCAACCTGATTTCAATGAAGCCGAGATGGAAAAGATCATCGACACCGTTCAAGCAACCGAGAAGTCGATGGTGATGCAAGAGATGCGTCTCAAGAACAACATTTATAATGTGTTAACTGAAGAGCAGAAAGAGCAGTTCAAAACCATGATGAAGTCTGCGCTCTCTGGTGGAAAGTAG
- a CDS encoding alpha-amylase family protein, translating to MKPINTLLISALAVCSFSSATYADTILHAFNWKYSDVTANADQIAQAGYKKVLVAPAMKSSGSQWWARYQPQDLRTIDSPLGNKQDLAAMIAALKGVGVDVYADVVLNHMANESWKRSDLDYPGTEVLNDYASRSSYYADQTLFGSLAQGFVSANDFHAAGCISDWNDPGHVQYWRLCGADGDVGLPDLDPNNWVVSQQRLYLKALKDMGIKGFRIDAVKHMSQYQIDQVFTSEITANMHVFGEVITSGGAGNSGYESFLAPYLNNTNHSAYDFPLFASIRSAFSMGGGLNQLHDPKAYGQALDDNRSITFAITHDIPTNDGFRYQIMDPQDEQLAYAYILGKDGGTPLIYSDDLPDSEDKDNGRWGNVWNSSNMKNMLSFHNAMQGKSMTMISSDQCTLLFKRGKEGVVGINKCGETRGVTVDTYQHEFNWNVQYKDVLSSATETISSRYHTFNLPPRSARMFKL from the coding sequence ATGAAACCAATCAATACCCTACTCATATCCGCACTTGCAGTTTGTTCTTTTAGCTCAGCCACTTATGCTGACACTATTTTGCATGCTTTCAATTGGAAGTATTCGGACGTAACGGCCAACGCCGATCAAATTGCACAAGCTGGCTATAAGAAGGTGCTTGTTGCACCTGCGATGAAGTCTAGCGGCAGCCAATGGTGGGCGCGTTACCAACCTCAAGATCTGCGTACCATTGATTCACCTTTAGGCAACAAACAAGATTTAGCTGCAATGATTGCCGCACTCAAAGGTGTGGGCGTCGATGTGTATGCCGATGTGGTACTCAACCATATGGCGAATGAAAGCTGGAAGCGAAGTGACTTGGATTACCCAGGCACTGAAGTGCTAAACGATTATGCGAGCCGTTCAAGTTACTATGCTGACCAGACTCTGTTTGGCAGCTTAGCACAAGGTTTTGTCTCGGCTAACGATTTCCATGCAGCTGGCTGTATTTCAGATTGGAACGATCCTGGTCACGTTCAGTACTGGCGTTTGTGTGGTGCCGATGGCGATGTAGGTTTACCTGATCTCGACCCAAATAACTGGGTGGTTTCACAGCAACGTTTATATCTGAAAGCGCTAAAAGATATGGGGATCAAAGGGTTCCGTATTGATGCGGTAAAACACATGAGCCAGTACCAAATCGATCAGGTATTCACGTCTGAAATTACTGCGAACATGCATGTGTTCGGTGAAGTTATTACCAGCGGTGGAGCAGGGAACAGCGGCTATGAGTCATTCTTAGCGCCGTACCTGAATAATACTAATCACTCCGCGTACGATTTCCCGCTGTTTGCGTCGATTCGCTCGGCATTCTCAATGGGCGGTGGTTTGAATCAACTGCATGATCCTAAAGCGTACGGCCAAGCATTGGATGACAATCGCTCAATTACTTTTGCGATCACACATGATATTCCAACCAATGACGGTTTCCGTTACCAAATTATGGATCCACAAGACGAGCAGCTTGCTTACGCTTACATCCTTGGCAAAGATGGCGGTACTCCGTTGATCTACAGCGATGACCTACCGGATTCTGAAGACAAGGATAACGGTCGTTGGGGCAATGTTTGGAATAGCTCGAATATGAAGAATATGCTGAGCTTCCATAACGCGATGCAAGGTAAATCGATGACGATGATTTCGAGTGACCAATGTACTTTGCTGTTTAAACGTGGCAAAGAAGGCGTTGTTGGTATTAACAAGTGTGGCGAAACTCGTGGCGTGACGGTTGATACCTACCAACATGAATTTAATTGGAATGTTCAATACAAAGACGTATTAAGCAGCGCGACAGAAACCATTTCTTCTCGCTACCATACATTCAATCTACCACCACGCAGTGCGCGTATGTTTAAGCTTTAA
- a CDS encoding PAS domain-containing protein yields the protein MLNLPAEFEQFHWMVDMVQNVDMGLVVINRDFQVQVWNGFMTHHSGKQSHDAIGKSIFELFPEIPEEWFKLKTKPVYDLGCRSFITWQQRPYLFKCRNVRPVTQQADFMYQNVTLNPMRSPTGQVSSLFLSIQDATAEALVSQKN from the coding sequence ATGCTGAATCTTCCTGCTGAATTTGAACAGTTTCACTGGATGGTGGATATGGTTCAAAACGTCGATATGGGGCTGGTGGTTATTAACCGTGATTTTCAGGTACAAGTCTGGAATGGTTTCATGACACACCATAGCGGTAAGCAATCGCATGATGCGATCGGTAAGTCTATCTTTGAACTGTTCCCTGAGATCCCAGAAGAGTGGTTTAAGCTGAAAACCAAGCCAGTCTATGACCTAGGCTGTCGCAGCTTCATTACATGGCAACAAAGGCCTTATCTGTTTAAGTGCCGCAATGTTCGCCCTGTAACTCAACAAGCCGATTTCATGTATCAGAACGTGACGCTGAACCCAATGCGCTCACCAACTGGACAAGTCAGCTCATTGTTCTTGTCTATTCAAGATGCGACCGCTGAAGCGTTAGTCTCTCAAAAGAACTAG
- a CDS encoding MATE family efflux transporter yields MKKILTLAFPLIISQLISMALVLTDVWMMSRISVSALAAGGLGASIYFFIFIIASSTVGCVANLIAIAYGQRVARPEFGNTQIRLAVKGATMLAFVLSVTLMASFWFAPLVLEAAKQPPEVITLAMEYVHALKWVMLPSLILLVLRGLTSAFGNVRSILVMSIITVILNVPVSYFLTFQLDMGLTGLGLGTAIAAFIVMVGYTVWVFKRDEFKQFAPWLNTDEYSIKLMSPLLMMGLPIGLAALLEHGLIYGGTLMAGTISIASLALHQILLQCLSFTWNFNFGFSQAAAILVGRDFGAGNYEGIKRTSILSFILVSVLSVALSAVFIIWPEMIASIFKLDDGTGAMTSLLASVIWVVALCFIVDAWQLLAINLLRGMKIVSMPTVMTAIGYWVFGLPAAWYLMPKFELAGIWGGIGVGLGVTGILLLIQLMRVIQKNSKSPDLSNHAYT; encoded by the coding sequence ATGAAAAAAATACTTACTCTTGCATTCCCTTTGATCATTTCACAGCTGATCTCTATGGCGTTAGTCCTTACCGATGTTTGGATGATGTCGCGTATCAGTGTGTCAGCCCTTGCGGCTGGTGGCTTAGGCGCCTCTATCTACTTTTTCATCTTCATTATTGCGAGCAGCACTGTGGGTTGTGTCGCCAACTTGATTGCGATTGCTTATGGTCAGCGCGTAGCTCGCCCTGAGTTTGGTAACACTCAAATTAGATTGGCTGTGAAAGGCGCAACTATGTTGGCATTCGTGCTCAGTGTGACCTTAATGGCCAGCTTCTGGTTTGCTCCGTTGGTATTGGAAGCCGCCAAACAGCCGCCAGAAGTGATCACTTTAGCCATGGAATATGTCCATGCTTTGAAGTGGGTGATGTTACCTTCGCTGATCTTATTGGTGCTTCGTGGCTTAACCAGCGCGTTTGGCAATGTGCGCTCCATTCTTGTGATGTCTATTATCACCGTAATTCTGAATGTGCCAGTCAGCTACTTCTTAACCTTCCAATTAGACATGGGCTTAACGGGGTTAGGGCTAGGTACGGCTATCGCGGCATTTATCGTGATGGTTGGATACACGGTTTGGGTATTCAAACGTGACGAATTCAAGCAGTTCGCCCCTTGGTTAAACACAGATGAGTATTCAATTAAGTTGATGAGTCCGCTTTTAATGATGGGTTTACCTATCGGATTAGCAGCATTACTTGAACATGGCCTTATTTACGGTGGCACCTTGATGGCGGGCACGATCAGTATTGCTTCGTTAGCCTTACACCAAATCCTGCTGCAATGCTTAAGCTTCACCTGGAACTTCAATTTCGGTTTCTCACAAGCTGCGGCGATTTTGGTGGGGCGTGATTTCGGTGCGGGAAACTACGAAGGTATCAAAAGAACCTCGATTCTCAGCTTTATCTTGGTGTCGGTGTTGAGCGTTGCTTTGTCTGCCGTGTTCATCATATGGCCCGAAATGATCGCGTCTATCTTCAAGCTGGACGATGGCACGGGTGCGATGACTTCACTGTTGGCTTCTGTTATCTGGGTCGTCGCTCTGTGCTTTATTGTTGATGCTTGGCAGTTACTGGCGATTAACCTGCTAAGAGGCATGAAGATTGTCTCTATGCCAACCGTGATGACTGCTATCGGTTACTGGGTATTTGGCTTACCTGCCGCTTGGTATTTGATGCCAAAATTTGAATTGGCAGGGATCTGGGGTGGAATCGGCGTTGGTTTGGGCGTGACAGGTATTCTGCTGCTTATCCAATTGATGCGTGTCATTCAAAAGAACAGCAAGTCTCCGGATTTGTCGAATCATGCTTATACGTGA
- a CDS encoding FAD-dependent monooxygenase, protein MEQQRLKVAIIGAGLNGLALALSLRKFGIRARIYEKAAQPRADGTGIIMWPEGMQVLAALVGVDKVKAACNQVDTISTLTATGLPINTLNMSDSPSKANAPIGLFHRSRLYQLLLNELGDDCIVTNQTCTVVQNDDEPQILINGEPIDADIIVGADGVFSQVRKFVAPDVSLRQPNVYCCRGEIDFKASEISDDECYVFAGDKSRIVTYTYDRETQGKYWFAACAAQEGETLSKQTVLEQFSHYPSYLLNMIRDTPESKILPSPLTDVAPFDTWYRGNAVLLGDSCCAVLPTMGIGFSLGIENAYVLAQSIASNFEGTEQAFKRYQQRAQQRSHELQNITHRLSELTYKDEFNPVEVAELYQQFAIANSRSPF, encoded by the coding sequence ATGGAACAACAACGTCTAAAAGTCGCAATTATTGGTGCGGGGCTGAATGGTTTGGCACTTGCATTATCACTGCGTAAATTTGGTATTAGAGCTCGAATATACGAAAAAGCAGCACAACCACGTGCTGACGGTACTGGCATCATTATGTGGCCAGAAGGCATGCAAGTACTTGCGGCACTGGTTGGTGTCGATAAAGTCAAAGCTGCGTGTAACCAAGTCGATACCATCTCGACATTAACGGCGACAGGGTTGCCCATCAACACACTTAATATGAGTGACTCTCCGAGTAAAGCTAACGCGCCAATTGGTTTATTTCACCGCAGCCGTTTATACCAACTGCTATTAAATGAGCTAGGAGATGACTGCATCGTCACTAACCAAACCTGCACTGTTGTTCAAAACGACGATGAGCCGCAAATTCTGATCAACGGCGAACCCATTGATGCGGATATTATTGTGGGTGCCGACGGCGTGTTCTCTCAAGTGAGAAAGTTTGTCGCGCCTGATGTGTCACTAAGACAACCGAACGTTTATTGCTGCCGTGGTGAGATTGATTTCAAAGCATCAGAAATCAGCGATGATGAGTGTTATGTTTTTGCGGGTGATAAATCTCGAATCGTAACCTACACCTACGATCGAGAAACCCAAGGCAAATACTGGTTTGCTGCGTGTGCCGCTCAAGAGGGTGAAACGCTGTCTAAACAAACCGTGTTAGAGCAATTCTCTCACTATCCGAGCTATTTACTGAATATGATTCGAGATACGCCTGAATCGAAGATCTTGCCTTCTCCACTCACCGATGTCGCCCCATTTGATACTTGGTATCGCGGCAATGCTGTTCTACTAGGAGATTCTTGTTGCGCTGTGCTGCCGACCATGGGTATCGGGTTCAGCTTGGGCATTGAGAACGCTTACGTATTGGCACAAAGCATTGCCTCTAACTTTGAAGGTACAGAGCAAGCATTCAAACGCTATCAGCAGCGTGCTCAACAACGGTCGCATGAACTGCAAAACATCACACACCGACTCAGTGAGCTAACTTACAAAGATGAGTTCAACCCAGTCGAAGTGGCGGAGCTTTACCAACAGTTCGCCATTGCAAATAGCCGTTCGCCTTTCTAA
- a CDS encoding LysE family translocator: MMNFENWLAFCSIAFIAAAIPGPAILLISTHSLEFGALRALITAAGNVTGLFIMSTCSILGLSALVIVSSTAFSIIKVVGALYLLYMGIKLWRSGVNLKTADSIYQTKFSAWSLYSQGLLVSLTNPKAIIFTSALFPQFINTSEPLFIQFLILVITLMMCSFLCLLSYSLLSQKLKTGTKKFVSGSIIGKVFGTTFISAGAALAISTQR; encoded by the coding sequence ATGATGAATTTTGAAAATTGGTTAGCGTTTTGCTCAATTGCATTTATTGCAGCAGCAATTCCTGGTCCTGCGATATTGCTAATATCAACGCATAGTCTAGAGTTCGGGGCTCTACGTGCTCTTATTACCGCAGCGGGTAATGTGACTGGACTTTTTATTATGTCTACTTGCTCTATATTGGGATTAAGCGCGCTAGTGATTGTTTCTTCAACAGCTTTTTCGATCATAAAAGTAGTTGGGGCGTTATATCTTTTGTATATGGGAATAAAGCTATGGCGTAGTGGTGTAAACCTAAAGACAGCCGACAGCATATACCAAACAAAATTTAGTGCTTGGAGCCTTTATTCTCAAGGACTTCTGGTTTCATTAACAAACCCAAAAGCTATTATATTTACATCTGCACTTTTTCCACAGTTCATTAATACTTCAGAGCCTTTATTTATTCAATTTTTAATATTAGTTATTACTCTAATGATGTGTTCATTTTTATGTTTGCTTTCATATTCTCTTTTAAGTCAAAAGCTAAAAACTGGGACTAAAAAATTTGTATCAGGGAGCATTATTGGAAAGGTGTTTGGAACTACATTTATCAGTGCTGGTGCAGCTTTGGCAATTTCAACTCAGAGATAA
- a CDS encoding VOC family protein: MIQLEHVNLVVKDIPEMLVFYKAAFPHWYVRDEGQGEWSGKPRNWLHFGDEYQYIALSDHGEGENRDLAGHSVGLAHFAYVTNNIESVTKRLVDAGFPIAKPGAEEPYRKNVYFVDPAGFEIEFVEYLSDDPKLRNATS; the protein is encoded by the coding sequence ATGATCCAACTTGAACATGTGAATTTAGTGGTAAAAGACATCCCAGAAATGCTGGTTTTCTATAAAGCGGCGTTCCCTCATTGGTATGTCCGTGATGAGGGACAAGGGGAGTGGTCAGGCAAGCCACGTAACTGGCTGCATTTTGGTGACGAGTACCAATACATCGCGTTGAGCGATCACGGTGAAGGTGAAAATAGAGATTTGGCAGGGCATTCGGTTGGCCTCGCACACTTCGCTTATGTGACCAATAATATCGAAAGCGTAACCAAGCGGCTTGTTGATGCGGGCTTCCCAATTGCCAAACCCGGTGCCGAAGAACCTTATCGTAAAAACGTCTACTTTGTGGATCCGGCGGGCTTTGAAATCGAGTTTGTTGAGTATTTGAGTGACGATCCAAAACTACGTAACGCTACAAGCTAG
- a CDS encoding DMT family transporter — MPSFSFSLIPVGVRFMILSAFGFALMSACVKYVSNYGIPVFEIVAARALVSLIISYIDVKRKRISIWGNNKPLLFVRGAVGTAALMCVYYAVTTLPLAEATILQYVHPVFTALLGVLFLKERVQKSTMICIVFCLAGLSVMVQPSMNSSASSELPLFSIMLALCGAFGSSIAYVIVRKLSQTEDSSVIIFYFPLVALPISTALIWNDFVWPSLFLTMMLVLVGIFTQIGQYGLTKAMQTQAAGKASAYSYVQIVFSALLGVWVFNEIPSVWTYLGGGLIVTGALINVFGKQLLVPFRAK; from the coding sequence ATGCCTTCTTTCTCTTTTTCACTGATCCCTGTAGGGGTTCGGTTCATGATCCTTTCTGCTTTTGGATTCGCACTGATGTCAGCTTGTGTGAAATACGTTAGCAATTACGGCATACCTGTATTTGAAATTGTTGCAGCAAGGGCTTTGGTGTCGTTGATCATCAGCTACATCGATGTGAAGCGCAAACGTATTTCTATCTGGGGCAATAACAAGCCTCTGTTGTTTGTTCGTGGCGCGGTAGGCACCGCAGCCTTGATGTGTGTTTACTACGCTGTGACCACTTTGCCATTAGCAGAAGCGACCATTCTACAATACGTTCATCCCGTATTTACTGCGTTACTTGGCGTACTGTTCCTGAAAGAACGCGTCCAAAAGTCGACCATGATATGCATTGTATTCTGCCTAGCGGGATTATCGGTAATGGTACAGCCAAGCATGAACAGCAGCGCGAGCAGCGAGTTGCCGCTATTCAGTATTATGCTGGCGTTGTGTGGCGCGTTTGGTAGCTCAATTGCTTATGTGATTGTAAGAAAGCTTAGCCAAACTGAAGACAGCTCAGTGATCATCTTTTACTTCCCACTGGTCGCTCTGCCAATATCGACCGCCCTGATCTGGAACGACTTTGTGTGGCCTAGCCTTTTCTTAACCATGATGCTGGTTCTGGTCGGGATTTTCACTCAGATCGGCCAATATGGTTTGACCAAAGCAATGCAAACTCAAGCGGCTGGTAAAGCTTCAGCTTACTCATACGTTCAGATCGTATTCTCAGCACTATTAGGTGTTTGGGTGTTCAATGAGATTCCATCAGTTTGGACCTACCTAGGTGGTGGCCTTATTGTGACGGGTGCTCTTATCAATGTGTTTGGCAAACAACTGTTGGTGCCGTTTAGAGCTAAGTAG
- a CDS encoding response regulator translates to MSFPVLICDDSALARKQMARSLPSSLNADITFAVHGLNALEELAQNQFKLMFLDLTMPELDGYGTLEEMQRLGDTTPVVVVSGDIQPKAQQKVLDLGAKAFLQKPIDKEALKAILREHVEPPKQPQIITPTALELPILRRRDIYMEVANVAIGRAADALARHFNVFVHLPLPNVNIFEVSELHMALRDLADNDQVSGVCQGFSGEGIAGEALVLLSDSSVSDLKKLMKVPTESEQLEELELLMDVSNILVGSFLNGLGEQSEVRFFQSSPVLLGQHISIDSVIENTSGSFKKTMTFEVSYNIDGTSIRCDLLFMFVDESLPLLDNKLAYLMEEF, encoded by the coding sequence ATGTCGTTCCCAGTTCTTATATGTGATGATTCTGCGTTAGCAAGGAAGCAGATGGCTCGATCACTGCCTAGTTCTCTAAATGCAGATATAACTTTTGCTGTTCATGGGCTTAATGCACTTGAAGAGCTCGCTCAAAACCAATTCAAATTGATGTTCCTCGACCTCACCATGCCCGAATTAGACGGCTATGGCACATTGGAAGAGATGCAACGTTTAGGCGATACCACGCCTGTTGTCGTTGTTTCTGGTGACATACAACCAAAAGCGCAACAGAAGGTGCTGGATCTTGGCGCCAAAGCATTTTTGCAAAAGCCGATCGATAAAGAAGCGCTAAAAGCCATTTTACGTGAGCATGTTGAGCCGCCAAAACAACCTCAAATCATTACCCCAACCGCTTTAGAACTGCCAATACTTCGCAGACGCGATATCTATATGGAAGTCGCGAACGTAGCGATAGGCCGTGCCGCTGATGCACTGGCTCGTCACTTTAATGTGTTTGTTCACCTACCGCTGCCGAACGTTAACATCTTCGAAGTGAGTGAATTGCACATGGCACTTCGCGACCTAGCCGACAACGACCAAGTGTCCGGTGTTTGCCAAGGCTTCAGCGGAGAAGGCATTGCAGGTGAAGCACTAGTTTTGTTGAGTGATTCCAGTGTGAGCGACCTTAAGAAGCTCATGAAGGTGCCAACAGAAAGCGAGCAGCTAGAAGAACTAGAGCTGCTGATGGATGTATCGAACATCTTAGTCGGCTCTTTCTTGAATGGGTTAGGGGAGCAATCAGAAGTTCGTTTCTTCCAGAGTTCGCCTGTTCTACTAGGGCAACATATCTCGATCGACTCGGTCATCGAAAATACCAGCGGCTCATTTAAAAAGACCATGACATTCGAGGTCAGCTACAACATCGACGGCACGTCCATCCGTTGTGACCTTCTATTTATGTTTGTTGATGAGTCTTTGCCACTTCTAGACAACAAATTGGCCTACCTAATGGAGGAGTTTTAA
- a CDS encoding LysR family transcriptional regulator yields MTPYPSLPSSHNGLKAFEAAARLMSFTLAAEELHVTQSAISRQIKQLEDELNASLVIRKHRAIELTVQGHDLYVALRESYGNIEAIIASWSEPKQKRIVIKATLSFATRVLISKVRELNERYQDHEIVIVPVIEEDESINSSEYDLLIFHTRFKKRYDKAPDITFLREEFMAPVCSTSLTNSTNLTNKDTDLDSILTLPRLHPTLDHHDWKVWLADVEFPPKKPVRNTSFLSLDMALSACLSGEGVTVTDLLLVQQDLQRGFLYCPKNAKIQHSAWTYFMHQRTHTPIINDLIEWLREETEKEIELLKSLSHQNHWFGVIQDY; encoded by the coding sequence ATGACCCCATATCCTAGCTTGCCATCCTCACATAATGGCTTAAAAGCGTTTGAAGCTGCTGCAAGGCTGATGAGCTTTACTCTGGCTGCCGAAGAGCTGCATGTGACACAAAGTGCAATCAGCCGACAGATCAAACAGCTTGAAGATGAGTTAAACGCATCACTGGTTATTCGTAAGCATCGAGCGATTGAATTAACGGTACAAGGTCATGATTTGTATGTGGCTTTGCGTGAAAGCTACGGCAATATCGAAGCTATCATTGCCTCTTGGAGTGAGCCCAAGCAGAAACGTATCGTGATCAAAGCGACCTTAAGTTTCGCGACGCGAGTATTGATCTCTAAAGTCAGGGAATTAAACGAGCGTTATCAAGATCATGAGATCGTCATAGTTCCTGTGATTGAGGAAGACGAATCGATTAATAGTAGTGAGTATGATCTACTGATCTTCCACACGCGTTTCAAAAAACGCTATGACAAGGCACCTGACATCACCTTCTTGCGTGAAGAGTTTATGGCACCGGTCTGCTCGACTAGCTTAACTAATTCGACCAACTTAACGAATAAAGACACCGACCTCGATTCGATCTTAACTTTACCAAGACTCCACCCAACCTTAGATCATCACGACTGGAAAGTGTGGTTGGCCGATGTTGAATTCCCACCAAAGAAACCCGTCAGAAATACCAGTTTCTTGTCTTTAGATATGGCACTCAGTGCTTGTTTATCCGGTGAAGGCGTTACGGTCACGGATCTATTGTTAGTACAACAAGATCTCCAACGAGGCTTCTTGTACTGCCCTAAGAATGCAAAGATCCAACACAGTGCTTGGACTTACTTCATGCACCAACGTACTCACACGCCTATCATCAATGACCTTATTGAATGGCTTAGGGAAGAGACAGAAAAAGAGATCGAGTTGCTTAAATCACTATCCCATCAGAACCATTGGTTTGGTGTTATCCAAGATTATTAG
- a CDS encoding GMP reductase: MRIEQELKLGFKDVLFRPKRSTLKSRSQVELTRDFTFKHSGRQWSGTPVIAANMDSVASFEMAAALAEHGVMTAVHKHYTVEQWAEFAKTADKKTLNNVFVSTGTSEAEFEKVKKIMALSEEFVFICIDIANGYSEHLVEFVQKVRAEFPTKVISAGNVVTGDMVEELILAGADIVKVGIGPGSVCTTRVKTGVGYPQLSAIIECGDAAHGLGGMIIGDGGCSCAGDVSKAFGGGADFVMLGGMLAGHSESGGEVVEQDGKQYMKFYGMSSQSAMDKHSGGVAKYRAAEGKTVLLPYRGSVHNTISDILGGVRSTCTYVGAAKLKELTKRTTFIRVQEQENNVFGKE, translated from the coding sequence ATGCGTATCGAACAAGAACTTAAGTTAGGTTTCAAAGATGTACTCTTCCGTCCGAAGCGTTCTACCCTTAAAAGCCGTTCTCAAGTTGAATTAACCCGCGATTTTACATTCAAGCATAGCGGTCGTCAATGGTCTGGTACTCCAGTAATTGCAGCGAACATGGATTCGGTAGCAAGCTTTGAAATGGCAGCTGCTCTAGCAGAGCACGGTGTTATGACTGCAGTACACAAGCACTACACAGTAGAGCAGTGGGCTGAGTTCGCTAAAACAGCAGACAAGAAAACTCTGAACAACGTTTTTGTATCAACAGGTACATCTGAAGCTGAGTTCGAGAAAGTTAAGAAGATCATGGCTCTTAGCGAAGAGTTTGTATTCATCTGTATCGATATCGCTAACGGTTACTCAGAGCACCTTGTTGAGTTCGTACAGAAAGTACGTGCTGAATTCCCGACTAAAGTTATCTCTGCTGGTAACGTTGTAACGGGTGACATGGTTGAAGAGCTAATCCTAGCGGGCGCAGACATTGTTAAGGTTGGTATCGGCCCTGGTTCTGTTTGTACTACACGTGTTAAAACAGGCGTAGGTTACCCTCAACTATCTGCAATCATCGAGTGTGGCGACGCGGCACACGGCCTTGGCGGCATGATCATCGGTGACGGTGGCTGTTCATGTGCGGGTGACGTATCTAAAGCGTTCGGCGGCGGTGCTGACTTCGTAATGCTAGGCGGCATGCTAGCAGGTCACTCTGAGTCAGGCGGTGAAGTTGTAGAGCAAGATGGTAAGCAATACATGAAGTTCTACGGCATGTCTTCACAGTCGGCTATGGACAAGCACTCAGGTGGTGTTGCTAAGTACCGTGCTGCGGAAGGTAAAACTGTTTTACTTCCATACCGTGGTTCAGTTCACAACACAATTTCTGACATCCTTGGTGGTGTACGTTCAACTTGTACATACGTAGGTGCAGCAAAGCTTAAAGAGCTAACTAAGCGTACGACTTTCATCCGTGTACAAGAGCAAGAGAACAACGTATTCGGTAAAGAGTAA